One Tachysurus vachellii isolate PV-2020 chromosome 18, HZAU_Pvac_v1, whole genome shotgun sequence DNA segment encodes these proteins:
- the hs3st1 gene encoding heparan sulfate glucosamine 3-O-sulfotransferase 1, with translation MAAVFVTLLLFLPLPLSVSSRPFPGTRATIRADENAIQQNGGRIRIDQFSNNVVQRDVNQNTVNISQNKKNKHDRDICSSENCQKKSRTEQNTSETSQNVGNFTRHLPDIVIIGVRKGGTRALLEMLSLHDSVAAAQSEVHFFDSDARYQRGFEWYTSQMPLARPDQLTVEKTPAYFTSVDAPDRIFLMNPSVRLLLIVRDPVDRVLSDYTQVFHNQLQKHKIPQPIEDLLLRDGELNLGYKAVNRSVYHPHMQRWLRVFPRDHLHIVDGDTLIRDPLTEMKKVEHFLHLEPQISEENFYFNRTKGFYCLKEQGHERCLHESKGRTHPNVAPEILQKLCKYFQEPNRKFFELVGRTFDWK, from the coding sequence ATGGCGGCCGTATTCGTCACATTGCTCCTCTTTCTACCCCTTCCTCTGTCCGTTTCTTCACGTCCGTTTCCAGGGACACGTGCGACCATCAGAGCGGACGAGAATGCCATCCAACAAAATGGAGGCAGAATTAGAATCGACCAGTTCAGCAACAATGTCGTCCAAAGAGATGTGAACCAGAACACAGTTAACATtagtcaaaacaaaaaaaataaacatgaccGTGATATCTGTTCAAGCGAAAATTGCCAAAAAAAGAGTAGAACAGAGCAAAACACAAGCGAAACCAGTCAAAACGTCGGAAACTTTACACGTCATCTACCAGATATCGTTATCATTGGTGTGAGGAAGGGTGGAACGAGAGCATTGCTGGAGATGCTGAGCCTTCACGACTCTGTCGCTGCAGCTCAAAGCGAGGTGCACTTCTTCGACTCGGATGCTCGTTACCAGCGAGGATTCGAGTGGTACACGTCGCAGATGCCACTGGCTCGACCCGATCAGCTGACTGTCGAAAAGACTCCGGCGTATTTCACCTCCGTTGATGCTCCGGACCGAATCTTTCTCATGAACCCTTCAGTCCGGCTCTTGCTGATCGTTCGAGATCCTGTGGATCGAGTTCTGTCAGATTACACGCAAGTCTTTCACAACCAGcttcaaaaacacaaaattccTCAACCTATCGAGGACCTCCTGCTCAGAGACGGCGAGCTTAACCTCGGCTATAAAGCCGTGAACAGAAGCGTGTATCACCCGCACATGCAGCGATGGCTACGGGTTTTCCCACGTGACCACTTGCACATAGTAGACGGTGACACGTTAATCAGAGACCCAttaactgaaatgaaaaaagtcGAACATTTCTTGCACCTCGAGCCACAAATCTCAGAGGAAAACTTTTACTTCAATCGGACAAAAGGCTTTTACTGTTTAAAGGAACAAGGCCACGAACGCTGCCTACACGAATCGAAGGGACGGACACATCCAAACGTGGCCCCCGAAATCCTGCAGAAATTATGCAAATACTTTCAGGAACCAAACAGGAAGTTCTTTGAGCTGGTAGGAAGAACATTTGATTGGAAGTGA